One genomic region from Bombus terrestris chromosome 15, iyBomTerr1.2, whole genome shotgun sequence encodes:
- the LOC100650663 gene encoding protein yellow, whose amino-acid sequence MVRLLSFILILGFLYRATGGGLEVAFQWKYLDWTWPNVHLTGRNQTLGNAFTQDVDIDRYGRVFVTSPQWLDGVPISLSLVTTASGLGGPLLIPYPDWTWHTPYSCDSIISVYRLAIDECNRLWIVDTGRIRGNAVCPSKILIFDLANDQLVHKYVVPDDQVLYGKAALVTPIVDVGKTCFDTYLYVADVDQNGLLIYDLYHDYSWRVNNTRGNAFGPDDDAMNITIAGESFDLTDGTLGMSLSPIGFFDKRYLYFNSLASYRQKFTNTYSLKQSKYSEPIVFESNYKRASQAGVQATSRRGVIFFQLVQLTAVACWNIEKPFTPENVVVIAQDEETLQYVSGIKVIRNRQGEEELWFNTNRLQKTINMTLKPTETNFRIIRGKVDDIIRGTNCEPSGIKHRFPDTNFWHRI is encoded by the exons ATGGTTCGATTGTTGAGTTTTATCTTGATTCTTGGGTTCTTGTATCGTGCAACAGGCGGAGGACTAGAAGTTGCTTTTCAATGGAAATATTTGGATTGGACCTGGCCGAATGTTCATTTGACGGGAAGAAATCAAACGCTGGGTAACGCGTTTACCCAGGATGTGGACATCGATAGATATGGTCGTGTGTTCGTAACAAGTCCTCAGTGGTTGGATGGTGTACCGATTAGCTTGTCGTTGGTAACGACTGCCTCTGGTTTAGGTGGTCCTTTACTGATCCCGTATCCCGATTGGACCTGGCACACGCCATACAGTTGTGACAGCATAATATCTGTGTATAGATTGGCG ATAGACGAATGCAATCGTTTGTGGATTGTGGATACTGGTCGCATCAGAGGAAATGCTGTTTGTCCTTCGAAAATATTGATCTTTGATCTTGCGAACGATCAGTTGGTCCATAAATACGTGGTTCCGGATGATCAAGTGCTGTACGGGAAGGCAGCATTAGTTACGCCAATCGTCGATGTCGGAAAAACATGTTTCGACACTTATCTGTACGTGGCGGATGTGGATCAAAATGGCCTACTGATTTATGACTTATATCACGATTATTCATGGCGAGTAAACAACACGCGTGGCAATGCTTTTGGTCCGGATGACGATGCCATGAACATTACGATCGCTGGAGAATCGTTCGATTTAACGGATGGTACTCTCGGAATGTCATTGTCACCAATCGGATTTTTCGACAAAAG GTACCTTTACTTCAATTCGTTGGCCAGCTATCGACAAAAGTTTACGAATACCTACTCTTTAAAGCAAAGTAAATACAGCGAACCAATAGTGTTCGAATCGAACTATAAGCGAGCAAGCCAAGCGGGCGTTCAAGCAACGTCGCGAAGAGGCgtaatatttttccaattaGTCCAATTAACGGCAGTCGCTTGTTGGAACATTGAGAAACCATTTACACCGGAAAACGTCGTGGTAATTGCTCAAGATGAGGAGACGCTGCAGTACGTGAGTGGCATTAAAGTAATTAGAAACAGACAGGGCGAAGAAGAGTTGTGGTTCAACACAAACAGGTTACAAAAGACGATAAACATGACCCTGAAACCTACCGAAACGAATTTCCGTATAATCAGAGGGAAAGTCGATGATATTATCAGAGGGACGAATTGCGAGCCTTCTGGCATAAAACACAGATTTCCGGATACCAACTTCTGGCACCGGATATGA